The following are from one region of the Anaeropeptidivorans aminofermentans genome:
- the rplT gene encoding 50S ribosomal protein L20, which translates to MARIKGGLNAKKRHKKVLKLAKGYRGARSKQYRVAKQSVMRALASSFAGRKQTKRDYRKLWITRINAAARSNGISYSRMMSGLRKAGIDINRKMLADLAVTDAAAFTKLVDAAKANCN; encoded by the coding sequence ATGGCAAGAATTAAGGGCGGCCTTAACGCCAAAAAGAGACATAAAAAAGTATTAAAATTAGCGAAAGGCTATCGTGGAGCCAGGAGCAAACAATATAGAGTAGCAAAACAGTCTGTTATGAGAGCCCTTGCAAGCTCTTTTGCGGGACGTAAGCAGACAAAAAGAGATTACAGAAAGCTTTGGATTACAAGAATCAACGCTGCTGCAAGGTCAAACGGCATTTCTTATTCAAGAATGATGTCAGGCCTTAGAAAAGCAGGAATTGATATAAACAGAAAAATGCTTGCTGATTTAGCTGTTACAGACGCTGCTGCTTTTACAAAGCTTGTTGATGCTGCAAAGGCAAACTGCAATTAA
- the rpmI gene encoding 50S ribosomal protein L35 encodes MPKLKTNRAAAKRFKGTGTGKIRKFKTNKTHILTKKSPKRKRNLRKPTLVSTASEKQVKRMLPYLDN; translated from the coding sequence ATGCCTAAATTAAAAACAAACAGAGCCGCTGCCAAACGCTTTAAAGGTACGGGCACTGGAAAAATAAGAAAGTTCAAAACAAACAAAACTCATATTCTTACTAAGAAAAGTCCTAAGAGAAAAAGGAACCTTAGAAAACCTACTCTTGTTAGTACAGCTAGCGAAAAACAGGTTAAGAGAATGCTTCCTTACCTTGACAACTAA
- the infC gene encoding translation initiation factor IF-3 has translation MINEQIRDKEVRLIDVDGEQLGIVPVKEAQRIADEKKLDLVKISPNAKPPVCKIMDYGKHRFDQQKREKEARKKQKVISIKELRLSPNTDTHDINVKIKKAKEFLQDGDKVKVSVRFRGRELGHTEVAFKIFDNFAEAVSEYGVVEKAPKMEGRSMAMFLAPKNS, from the coding sequence ATGATTAATGAACAAATTAGGGACAAAGAAGTAAGGCTGATTGACGTAGACGGAGAGCAGTTAGGTATTGTTCCGGTTAAAGAGGCCCAGAGAATAGCCGACGAAAAAAAGCTTGATCTTGTTAAAATTTCCCCTAATGCGAAGCCGCCGGTCTGCAAAATAATGGACTACGGCAAGCACCGCTTTGACCAGCAGAAAAGAGAAAAGGAAGCCCGTAAAAAGCAGAAGGTTATTTCCATAAAAGAGCTTAGACTTTCACCCAATACAGATACGCACGATATCAACGTAAAAATTAAGAAGGCTAAGGAATTCCTTCAAGATGGCGATAAGGTTAAGGTGAGCGTACGGTTTAGAGGCAGAGAGCTTGGTCACACAGAGGTTGCTTTTAAAATATTCGATAACTTTGCCGAGGCTGTAAGCGAATATGGCGTAGTTGAAAAGGCACCTAAAATGGAAGGCCGCAGCATGGCCATGTTTTTGGCTCCTAAAAACAGCTAG
- a CDS encoding glutaredoxin domain-containing protein → MKKVILYGSPLCADCVPVKDYLTEKEIRFGYVDITSGMAHLKKFLAIRDSNPKYEEIKKQQTIGIPTLVIDDEPFLLPEGISSVDGLIKEFDLLNNK, encoded by the coding sequence ATGAAAAAAGTTATTCTTTATGGAAGTCCCTTATGTGCAGATTGTGTGCCTGTAAAGGATTATCTTACGGAGAAGGAAATCCGTTTCGGTTATGTGGATATTACTTCGGGCATGGCTCACCTTAAGAAATTTCTTGCCATAAGAGACAGCAACCCTAAATATGAAGAAATTAAAAAACAGCAGACGATAGGAATCCCTACTTTGGTTATTGATGACGAACCCTTCCTTCTTCCTGAAGGAATCAGTTCTGTAGATGGCCTTATTAAGGAATTCGACCTTTTAAACAATAAATAA
- a CDS encoding S8 family peptidase, with translation MNTARKSVNADAAQGRGLTGRGIAIGVLDTGVGHCRDLTEPKDRILVFKDFINGKSKAYDDNGHGTHVTGIIAGNGLVSNGKYMGMAPEANIVSAKVLDEEGRGSTAEVLAGLQWLMDQKELYNIRIINLSVGTPDNGSADPLVRAVEAAWDAGIIVVAAAGNNGPKSSSVTSPGISRKIITVGASDDNSSVTIWGDNCVNFSGRGPTHECIVKPDVLAPGTDIISCLTPDIEIKSDDPEDRKIVAGEYLSLSGTSMSTPIVSGAIALLLQKSPELTPDDVKYMLKKSAHNLNYPINQQGFGLLDVDKLVSMEVMHVRK, from the coding sequence ATGAATACGGCAAGAAAATCTGTCAATGCAGATGCCGCCCAAGGCAGGGGCCTTACAGGCAGAGGAATCGCCATTGGGGTTTTAGATACAGGTGTCGGCCACTGCCGCGACCTTACAGAGCCCAAAGACCGGATACTTGTATTTAAGGATTTTATCAACGGGAAATCAAAAGCCTATGACGACAACGGCCACGGTACCCATGTTACCGGCATCATTGCGGGAAACGGGCTCGTTTCAAACGGGAAATACATGGGCATGGCTCCGGAGGCCAATATTGTTTCTGCCAAGGTCCTTGATGAGGAGGGGCGGGGAAGCACGGCAGAGGTTCTTGCAGGCCTTCAATGGCTTATGGACCAGAAGGAGCTTTATAATATCAGGATTATAAATTTATCCGTAGGAACCCCTGATAACGGAAGCGCCGACCCTCTTGTAAGAGCCGTTGAAGCCGCATGGGACGCAGGGATTATAGTAGTCGCCGCAGCAGGAAATAACGGGCCCAAATCATCTTCTGTAACCTCCCCGGGGATAAGCAGAAAAATAATAACCGTAGGCGCTTCCGACGACAATTCCTCCGTAACCATATGGGGAGACAATTGTGTGAATTTTTCAGGCCGGGGCCCTACCCATGAATGCATTGTGAAGCCTGATGTTCTTGCCCCCGGAACGGATATTATTTCCTGCCTTACCCCGGATATAGAAATCAAAAGCGACGACCCCGAAGACAGAAAAATAGTGGCCGGAGAATATTTAAGTCTAAGCGGAACCTCCATGTCCACCCCTATCGTAAGCGGGGCTATTGCGCTGCTTTTGCAAAAAAGCCCCGAGCTTACCCCCGACGACGTAAAATACATGCTGAAAAAAAGCGCACATAATTTAAACTATCCTATTAATCAGCAGGGCTTTGGACTTCTAGATGTAGATAAATTAGTTTCCATGGAGGTAATGCATGTCAGAAAATAA
- a CDS encoding aspartate-semialdehyde dehydrogenase → MKKVNLAVVGATGMVGRTMLKVLEERNFEFDQFYAFSSKRSAGEKITFFGKEYTVEELKEDSFDRGIDIALFSAGGETSKKFAPIAAAKGCIVVDNSSAWRMDEEVPLVIPEVNPEDVLWNKGIIANPNCSTTQAVVAAKPLHEKYKIKRIVYSTYQSVSGSGVKGFRDLEEGLKGNPPTNYPNPIANNCLPHIDVFEANGYTKEEMKMVNETRKMLHEPNMRVTATTVRVPVFNCHSESINIEFENPFDLCELKELLKNAPGIIVEDDVANNVYPMAINANGKDEVFVGRIRRDESVENGVNLWVVSDNLRKGAATNAVQIAQLVAENINKKL, encoded by the coding sequence ATGAAAAAGGTAAATTTGGCAGTAGTTGGAGCAACCGGCATGGTAGGCCGTACAATGCTTAAGGTTCTTGAAGAAAGAAACTTTGAATTTGATCAGTTTTATGCATTTTCATCGAAGCGTTCAGCCGGTGAAAAGATTACATTTTTCGGTAAGGAATATACTGTTGAAGAATTAAAAGAAGATTCCTTTGACAGAGGCATAGATATCGCCCTCTTCTCCGCCGGAGGAGAAACAAGCAAGAAATTTGCCCCTATCGCCGCCGCTAAAGGCTGTATAGTGGTAGATAACAGCTCCGCCTGGAGAATGGACGAGGAAGTTCCTTTAGTAATACCCGAGGTTAACCCTGAAGACGTTTTATGGAATAAGGGTATTATAGCAAACCCCAACTGCTCCACAACCCAAGCCGTTGTTGCGGCAAAGCCTTTACACGAAAAATATAAAATCAAGAGAATCGTTTATTCTACTTACCAGTCTGTTTCCGGCTCAGGAGTAAAAGGCTTCAGGGATTTAGAAGAGGGCCTTAAAGGAAATCCGCCTACGAATTACCCGAACCCCATAGCAAATAACTGCCTGCCCCATATAGACGTTTTTGAAGCAAACGGCTATACCAAAGAAGAGATGAAGATGGTTAATGAAACAAGAAAAATGCTTCATGAGCCTAATATGAGAGTAACGGCAACCACTGTAAGAGTGCCTGTGTTTAACTGCCACAGCGAATCCATCAACATCGAGTTTGAAAATCCCTTTGACCTTTGTGAGCTTAAGGAACTGCTTAAAAACGCTCCCGGGATTATAGTGGAAGATGATGTGGCAAATAATGTTTATCCTATGGCCATAAATGCAAATGGAAAAGACGAGGTTTTCGTAGGAAGAATCCGAAGAGATGAAAGCGTTGAAAACGGCGTAAACTTATGGGTAGTATCCGATAATTTAAGAAAAGGCGCTGCCACAAACGCTGTTCAGATAGCTCAATTAGTGGCAGAAAATATAAATAAAAAGTTATAA
- the dapA gene encoding 4-hydroxy-tetrahydrodipicolinate synthase — protein MSIFKGSGVAIVTPFNQDGSINFEAYEGLVEFQIENGTDAIIVCGTTGESATLSTEEQISLVKFTVEKVNKRVPVIAGAGSNNTSHAVELAKGAYEVGADALLAVTPYYNKATQKGLILHFTAIAESTPLPVILYSVASRTATNIEPQTCVELAKVPNIVAIKEASSNISQITEIASLVGDKMDIYSGNDDQIVPILSLGGIGVISVLANIAPKDTHDIVAKYFEGDLKGSLKLQLDAMELIKALFCEVNPIPVKEALNIMGLNGGAYRSPMCPMEDKNRERLIRTMKDYGLI, from the coding sequence ATGAGTATATTTAAAGGCTCGGGCGTAGCTATTGTAACGCCTTTCAATCAGGACGGAAGCATCAATTTTGAAGCATACGAAGGACTTGTAGAATTTCAAATAGAAAACGGAACAGACGCCATTATCGTCTGCGGAACAACAGGAGAATCTGCAACCCTCTCAACCGAAGAGCAAATATCTCTTGTGAAATTTACAGTAGAGAAAGTAAATAAAAGGGTTCCCGTAATCGCCGGGGCAGGCTCAAACAACACAAGCCACGCCGTAGAGCTTGCAAAGGGCGCCTATGAAGTAGGTGCAGACGCACTTCTTGCTGTTACGCCTTATTACAACAAGGCTACACAAAAAGGCCTTATCCTTCATTTTACAGCGATAGCGGAAAGCACACCCCTTCCGGTTATCCTTTATTCCGTAGCGTCAAGAACAGCAACGAATATCGAGCCTCAGACCTGTGTTGAGCTTGCGAAGGTTCCAAATATCGTAGCCATTAAGGAAGCCAGCAGCAATATAAGCCAGATTACTGAAATTGCATCTCTCGTAGGAGACAAAATGGATATCTACTCCGGAAACGACGATCAAATCGTTCCAATTCTTTCTTTAGGAGGCATAGGCGTTATATCTGTTCTCGCTAATATTGCCCCGAAAGACACTCATGATATCGTTGCGAAATATTTTGAAGGCGACTTAAAAGGAAGCCTTAAGCTTCAGCTTGATGCCATGGAATTAATTAAGGCTTTATTCTGTGAAGTAAACCCCATTCCTGTTAAGGAAGCCCTGAATATTATGGGCTTAAACGGCGGAGCTTACAGAAGCCCTATGTGCCCTATGGAAGATAAAAACAGAGAACGCCTTATCCGCACCATGAAGGATTACGGCCTTATATAA
- the dapB gene encoding 4-hydroxy-tetrahydrodipicolinate reductase: protein MINIIVHGFMGKMGQVILRLIDEDEGLHIAAGIDPGADESREFPTFKNLSDCDVPADVIIDFSTAKAIPALLDYVKERKIPLVLCTTGLDEETIRKSEEVSKNTAVFRSYNMSLGINLLASILGKYSNILKNAGFDIEIIEKHHNLKIDAPSGTAILLADAVNDGLSEKCDYVYERASKRERRSKNEIGLHSVRGGTIVGEHSVIFAGLDEVIELKHNAYSKEVFGTGAINAAKFMAGKTNGMYNMGDLIN from the coding sequence ATGATTAATATAATTGTTCACGGATTTATGGGAAAAATGGGCCAGGTCATCTTAAGACTTATAGATGAGGACGAAGGCCTTCATATAGCCGCAGGAATCGATCCGGGGGCAGACGAGAGCAGAGAATTTCCTACATTTAAAAATCTTTCGGACTGTGATGTACCTGCCGACGTAATCATTGACTTTTCAACTGCAAAGGCAATCCCTGCCCTTCTTGATTATGTTAAGGAAAGAAAAATTCCTCTTGTGCTTTGCACTACGGGTCTCGACGAGGAAACCATAAGAAAAAGCGAAGAAGTGTCAAAGAATACTGCCGTATTCAGGTCCTATAATATGTCCCTGGGCATTAACCTTCTTGCAAGCATATTAGGAAAATACAGCAATATCTTAAAAAATGCAGGCTTTGATATAGAAATTATAGAAAAGCACCATAATCTAAAAATAGATGCTCCCAGCGGCACGGCTATTTTACTGGCAGATGCCGTGAATGACGGTCTTTCGGAAAAATGCGATTACGTATATGAAAGAGCCTCCAAAAGAGAAAGAAGAAGTAAAAATGAAATCGGTCTTCATTCCGTAAGGGGCGGCACCATCGTAGGAGAACACAGCGTAATATTCGCAGGCCTTGATGAGGTTATCGAACTTAAGCACAATGCCTATTCCAAAGAGGTTTTCGGAACCGGCGCCATTAACGCCGCGAAATTTATGGCAGGAAAGACAAACGGTATGTACAATATGGGGGATTTAATCAATTAG
- a CDS encoding phosphoenolpyruvate hydrolase family protein, producing the protein MNKMTRQDILKKFRDETEKGNILVGVGAGTGITAKSSEAGGADMLIIYNSGRYRMAGRGSLAGLLSYGDANQIVVDMGSEVLPVVKHTPVLAGVCGTDPFRIMDVFLKQLKDMGFAGVQNFPTVGLIDGVFRQNLEETDMGYGLEVEMIRIAHELDLLTTPYVFDPDQAREMARAGADILVAHMGLTTKGSIGAKTALSLDDCVKKVQEIADAGREINPDIMVICHGGPIAEPEDARYIIENTKGINGFFGASSIERFAAETGIKKQTEAFKEIKPV; encoded by the coding sequence ATGAATAAAATGACTCGTCAGGATATTCTTAAAAAATTCAGAGATGAAACAGAGAAGGGCAATATTCTTGTAGGGGTAGGTGCCGGCACAGGTATTACGGCAAAAAGCAGCGAAGCAGGCGGCGCCGATATGCTGATTATATATAATTCAGGGCGTTACCGTATGGCGGGTAGAGGCTCTCTTGCAGGCCTTCTTTCTTACGGCGACGCAAACCAGATTGTTGTGGATATGGGCAGTGAGGTTCTGCCTGTTGTAAAGCATACCCCCGTTCTTGCAGGGGTTTGCGGAACAGATCCCTTCCGCATTATGGACGTTTTCTTGAAGCAGCTTAAGGATATGGGTTTTGCAGGCGTTCAGAACTTTCCTACGGTAGGGCTTATAGACGGCGTATTCCGCCAGAATCTTGAAGAAACAGATATGGGATATGGCCTTGAGGTTGAAATGATACGCATTGCCCATGAGCTTGACCTTCTTACCACCCCTTACGTGTTTGATCCTGACCAGGCAAGGGAAATGGCGAGGGCAGGCGCTGATATTCTCGTTGCCCATATGGGTCTTACCACAAAGGGCAGCATCGGGGCAAAAACAGCCCTTTCCCTTGACGACTGCGTAAAGAAGGTTCAAGAGATTGCCGATGCAGGAAGGGAAATAAACCCTGATATTATGGTGATATGCCACGGCGGTCCGATTGCTGAGCCTGAAGACGCAAGATATATCATTGAAAATACCAAAGGTATAAATGGTTTCTTCGGTGCCTCCAGCATAGAAAGATTTGCCGCTGAAACAGGAATAAAGAAACAGACCGAAGCCTTTAAAGAGATTAAGCCCGTATAA
- a CDS encoding Tm-1-like ATP-binding domain-containing protein: protein MKTVAILGTLDSKGAEFAFVREIIEGLGLKTLMIHTGVFEPTVPADISNSEVAAAAGYDIQEIAERKDRAYATEALTKGMEILLPKLYNEGLFHGVISFGGSGGTTLATAGMRALPIGVPKVMVSTIAGGDVSVYTGSSDIFMYPSIVDVAGINSISYKIFVNAAHAIAGMVQFETPEKKSDKPLIAATMFGVTTPAVNTAREYLEERGYEVLTFHATGTGGKVMEKLAEEGFFKGVLDLTTTEWCDELFGGVLAAGENRLEAAGKSGTPQVVSVGALDMVNFGPYDTVPAHYKNRNLYKHNPTVTLMRTTTEENRKLGEKIAEKLNGAESPTVLMLPLKGVSMIDAPGQPFYGAEEDTALFDTLRDLVNKNKIQIIELENNINDEAFAKAAAQKLIDLIEGENREQKGE from the coding sequence ATGAAAACAGTTGCTATTTTAGGTACCCTCGACTCCAAGGGTGCGGAATTTGCTTTCGTAAGGGAAATTATAGAAGGCCTTGGCCTTAAAACCCTTATGATTCACACGGGCGTTTTTGAGCCTACGGTTCCGGCGGATATATCCAACAGCGAAGTAGCTGCGGCGGCAGGCTACGATATTCAAGAAATTGCCGAAAGAAAGGACAGGGCTTACGCAACGGAAGCATTGACAAAAGGTATGGAAATACTGCTTCCTAAGCTCTATAATGAAGGGCTTTTCCATGGGGTGATATCCTTCGGCGGCTCCGGCGGAACTACCCTTGCTACAGCAGGAATGAGGGCTTTGCCCATAGGCGTTCCCAAGGTTATGGTATCTACCATAGCAGGGGGTGACGTTTCCGTTTATACAGGCTCCAGCGATATTTTCATGTATCCTTCCATAGTAGACGTAGCGGGAATCAATTCTATCAGCTATAAAATATTCGTAAACGCGGCCCACGCAATCGCAGGTATGGTGCAGTTTGAAACCCCTGAGAAAAAATCAGACAAGCCTTTGATTGCGGCTACTATGTTCGGCGTTACGACACCTGCCGTAAATACTGCAAGAGAATATCTCGAAGAAAGAGGCTATGAGGTTTTAACCTTCCATGCAACGGGAACAGGCGGCAAGGTAATGGAGAAATTAGCGGAAGAGGGCTTTTTTAAGGGCGTTCTGGACTTAACCACAACAGAGTGGTGTGATGAGCTTTTCGGCGGGGTATTGGCGGCAGGGGAAAACCGTCTTGAAGCCGCAGGCAAAAGCGGAACGCCTCAGGTGGTATCCGTAGGTGCTCTTGATATGGTAAATTTCGGCCCTTATGATACGGTTCCAGCCCATTACAAAAACAGAAATCTTTATAAGCATAATCCCACTGTAACATTAATGCGGACGACAACCGAAGAAAACAGAAAGCTGGGAGAAAAAATAGCGGAAAAGCTTAACGGGGCGGAATCGCCAACGGTTCTTATGCTTCCTTTAAAGGGCGTATCCATGATAGATGCACCGGGGCAGCCTTTCTACGGAGCGGAAGAAGATACGGCGCTTTTTGACACTCTTAGAGACCTTGTAAATAAGAATAAAATTCAAATTATAGAGCTTGAAAACAATATAAACGATGAAGCATTTGCAAAGGCCGCGGCTCAGAAGCTTATTGATTTAATTGAAGGAGAAAACAGAGAACAGAAAGGGGAATAA
- a CDS encoding phosphoenolpyruvate hydrolase family protein → MKTYFGSFQEKIKMHSWEFERNIILENLRRQIKVSMHLIGVACGSGLAAKRARRGGADMILALSSGRFRQMGQGSLAGYMPFTNSNKLVMDFGSKELVPAVREIPVIFGLNAADPSIIMEQYIKKIYEAGFTGINNYPTVGLIDGKFREAIEEQGISYDLEVEAIRIASLMGIFTLAFVFDCEQAVKMLHAGADVICVHLGLTRGGELGAKKVLSLEAGARLAEEIFNLCDKIRPQALKMVYGGPVHTPMDVEYIYGKTAAQGYIGGSAFERTPSEIAITEKTREFKTAGNYDKDMLLQKMLRGIKRNDYVDFVKEYVCAHYMKEISFSDLASISGISRTHLSNLFKEETGLTFPSYLNSYRINKACELIEHEKIPLYEVSLAVGYKDYSYFSRTFQRIMKMTPKAYCDRIRKM, encoded by the coding sequence TTGAAAACATATTTCGGAAGCTTTCAGGAGAAGATAAAAATGCATTCATGGGAATTTGAGAGAAATATCATTTTGGAAAACTTAAGGCGTCAGATAAAGGTTTCCATGCACCTTATAGGGGTTGCCTGCGGCTCAGGGCTTGCGGCCAAAAGAGCGAGAAGGGGCGGGGCAGATATGATTCTTGCCCTTAGCTCCGGAAGATTCCGCCAGATGGGACAAGGTTCCTTGGCCGGATATATGCCTTTTACAAATTCAAACAAGCTTGTAATGGATTTCGGTTCCAAAGAGCTTGTGCCGGCAGTTCGGGAGATTCCTGTCATATTCGGCCTTAATGCCGCAGACCCTTCCATCATTATGGAACAGTATATAAAGAAAATATATGAAGCAGGATTTACGGGAATAAATAATTATCCTACCGTCGGACTGATAGACGGAAAGTTCCGTGAAGCCATAGAAGAGCAGGGGATAAGCTATGATTTGGAGGTAGAAGCCATAAGGATTGCAAGCTTAATGGGGATATTTACGCTTGCGTTTGTTTTTGACTGTGAGCAGGCCGTAAAAATGCTTCATGCCGGTGCAGACGTCATATGTGTGCATCTGGGCCTTACAAGAGGCGGGGAGCTGGGGGCGAAAAAGGTATTGTCCCTCGAAGCGGGAGCAAGGCTTGCGGAAGAAATATTCAATTTGTGTGACAAAATAAGGCCCCAAGCATTGAAAATGGTATACGGCGGCCCTGTCCATACCCCCATGGATGTGGAATATATATATGGCAAAACGGCGGCCCAGGGATATATAGGCGGCTCAGCCTTTGAAAGGACCCCTTCCGAAATAGCCATAACGGAAAAAACAAGAGAATTTAAAACAGCGGGAAATTATGATAAGGACATGCTTTTGCAGAAAATGCTCAGAGGCATAAAAAGAAACGATTATGTTGATTTTGTCAAGGAATACGTTTGCGCCCATTATATGAAGGAGATTTCATTTTCCGACCTTGCGTCTATCTCGGGAATTTCCAGAACCCACTTAAGCAATCTTTTTAAAGAAGAAACAGGTCTGACGTTTCCTTCTTATTTGAATTCCTATAGGATAAATAAAGCATGTGAACTTATTGAGCATGAAAAAATACCCCTTTACGAAGTATCTTTGGCTGTGGGATATAAAGACTATTCCTATTTTTCAAGAACATTTCAAAGAATTATGAAAATGACCCCCAAGGCATACTGCGATAGAATAAGAAAAATGTAA
- a CDS encoding alpha/beta hydrolase, with translation MDTGNFKEFTVEGRTCFAYVPETEPSKKVPVVLVNDGKKVLNDIGEWLLEAKPEYIVVAIEPLDRWDDYSPWPEKAPEGMGHDFGGKAGAYLNWIKLSLMPYLEKNYPINMDFSHKAMLGYSFGALAANYSMLTEKEYGVILSCSASYWYPDFIEYMRLHKVSEPYPAVYMSVGDKEGAQDIGKIISNQLKNTKLAKEILEKELPAENLYFTYQEGDHMDNVVERLKDALIWYGNYINRN, from the coding sequence ATGGATACAGGAAATTTTAAGGAATTTACGGTAGAAGGCAGAACATGTTTTGCATATGTGCCTGAAACGGAGCCTTCAAAGAAAGTTCCCGTTGTTCTTGTCAATGACGGAAAGAAAGTTCTAAACGACATCGGCGAATGGCTTTTAGAAGCGAAGCCCGAATATATTGTGGTGGCAATAGAACCGCTGGACAGATGGGACGATTATTCCCCGTGGCCCGAAAAGGCCCCGGAGGGCATGGGCCATGACTTCGGCGGAAAAGCCGGAGCATATCTTAATTGGATTAAGCTTAGCCTTATGCCGTATCTTGAGAAAAATTATCCTATAAATATGGACTTTTCCCATAAGGCAATGCTTGGCTATTCCTTCGGGGCGCTGGCGGCTAATTATTCAATGCTTACAGAAAAGGAATACGGGGTTATATTAAGCTGCTCGGCCTCCTACTGGTATCCTGATTTTATCGAATATATGAGGCTTCATAAGGTTTCGGAGCCTTATCCTGCCGTTTATATGTCCGTAGGGGATAAAGAAGGGGCCCAGGACATCGGAAAAATTATCAGCAATCAGCTTAAAAACACCAAGCTTGCAAAAGAAATTCTTGAAAAGGAGCTTCCTGCGGAAAATCTGTATTTTACATATCAGGAAGGGGACCACATGGATAACGTGGTGGAAAGGCTTAAAGACGCTTTAATTTGGTACGGAAATTATATCAATAGGAATTAA
- a CDS encoding MFS transporter: protein MELLVNDPTVQKKRWYLLIIVGIVTAMSSFALNAINIALPNIVSDYGITGLDVAWVQTAFILTSTCLVVFLGRTGDSYGKIRQFKISILILTIGLFLGGIKGSFELLIFSRVLQGIGSALSMSVNFAIATEIFPEHERGKALGIVGAFLSGGGIFGPVFSGMVLERWGYHIIFWFGVPVGIIAAIMAYTMMPKDRILSGKKVDYIGFVLLAAMIICFFFGVDAAKSQGFLGTKSLLLIAGFVISLVLFISYEKKADNPLIKLSIIKNRSMAIYLLSLFLIYTTSAFHSYMMPFYLRQALAIPAAQASLMTVVISISITVVSPYAGKFSDKYGAKNMILIGATLIAVSQLAYVFFGLGTSSALLIATFILTGIGSGVFQTPNNAMIMSQVPKEQLGLASGMAVLTRNLALTSGSLFASRILFSAMSSISGQTVESYLPDNPELFISGMHVVYFVTFVFCAAAFVMVLIDKMKSKDTENTAQKAK, encoded by the coding sequence ATGGAATTATTAGTAAATGATCCGACAGTTCAGAAAAAACGCTGGTACTTATTGATTATTGTAGGCATCGTCACCGCAATGTCTTCCTTTGCACTAAATGCCATAAATATAGCGCTTCCAAACATTGTATCGGATTACGGCATTACAGGCCTTGATGTTGCCTGGGTTCAGACGGCTTTTATCCTAACAAGCACCTGTCTTGTTGTATTTTTAGGAAGAACAGGCGACTCCTACGGAAAAATCCGCCAGTTTAAAATAAGTATACTTATTTTAACCATAGGGCTTTTCTTAGGCGGAATTAAAGGTTCTTTTGAGCTTCTTATTTTTTCAAGAGTTCTTCAGGGCATCGGCTCCGCTTTGTCCATGTCCGTAAACTTTGCCATTGCAACTGAAATATTTCCTGAGCATGAAAGAGGAAAAGCTTTAGGCATCGTAGGCGCCTTTCTTTCCGGCGGCGGTATTTTCGGCCCTGTTTTCAGCGGAATGGTTCTTGAAAGATGGGGATACCATATTATATTCTGGTTCGGCGTTCCCGTGGGAATCATTGCGGCAATCATGGCCTATACCATGATGCCTAAAGACAGAATTTTATCAGGCAAAAAAGTTGATTATATCGGCTTTGTTCTTTTGGCAGCAATGATTATCTGCTTCTTCTTCGGTGTAGACGCGGCCAAATCTCAGGGATTTTTAGGCACCAAATCTCTTTTACTTATTGCAGGCTTTGTAATTTCTTTAGTTTTATTTATAAGCTATGAAAAGAAAGCGGATAATCCCTTAATAAAATTAAGCATTATTAAAAACAGGTCCATGGCCATATATCTATTAAGCTTATTCCTTATCTATACAACTTCCGCTTTTCATTCCTATATGATGCCCTTTTATCTGCGTCAGGCATTGGCTATCCCTGCGGCTCAAGCCTCACTTATGACGGTAGTGATCTCTATTTCCATAACCGTAGTATCCCCCTATGCCGGAAAGTTCTCCGATAAATACGGTGCTAAGAATATGATACTCATAGGCGCTACTTTAATTGCAGTTTCCCAGCTTGCCTATGTTTTCTTCGGTTTGGGAACAAGCTCAGCCCTCCTTATCGCAACATTTATCCTCACAGGTATAGGAAGCGGCGTGTTCCAGACCCCGAATAACGCAATGATTATGTCTCAAGTTCCAAAAGAGCAGTTGGGCCTTGCAAGCGGCATGGCTGTTCTTACAAGAAATCTTGCCTTAACATCAGGAAGCCTTTTTGCCTCACGTATACTTTTTTCCGCCATGAGCTCCATTTCAGGCCAGACCGTAGAGTCTTATCTTCCTGATAATCCGGAACTATTCATTTCCGGAATGCATGTCGTATATTTTGTAACATTCGTTTTCTGTGCGGCTGCTTTTGTTATGGTGCTGATTGATAAAATGAAATCTAAAGATACGGAAAACACAGCTCAAAAGGCTAAATAA